Proteins from a genomic interval of Flammeovirgaceae bacterium SG7u.111:
- the araA gene encoding L-arabinose isomerase codes for MINLSNYEVWFVTGSQHLYGEETLKQVDTHSKEIATYLNDQSTIPVKVVFKPVLTTPDVITKLCLEANNAPNCIGLVTWMHTFSPAKMWINGLKVLQKPFMHLHTQFNRDIPWGAIDMDFMNLNQSAHGGREFGFIGSRMRINRKVVVGHWQDPETIERIAVWTRVASAWADQQGAKFARIGDNMREVAVTEGDKVEAQIKLGYCVNGYGVGDVTKVIDAIPDAEVEELMGIYEESYIMANSLKKGGSQRGSLYNAAKIELGLKKFLIDGGFKGFTDTFENLYGMDQLPGIAVQRLMAQGFGFGGEGDWKTAALVRAMKVMAVGLPGGDSFMEDYTYHFHPGGQKVLGAHMLEICESIASSKPKCEVHPLSIGGKADPVRLVFDAPAGAAINASIIDMGNRFRVLVNTVDVVEPEQDLPNLPVARALWIPQPNLKVAASAWILAGGAHHTVFSQAITAEYLEDYAEMAGLEYVTIDSETRLHNFKNELNWNQMYYGLGKGI; via the coding sequence ATGATCAATTTAAGTAACTACGAGGTTTGGTTTGTAACTGGCAGCCAGCACCTCTATGGCGAAGAAACCTTAAAGCAAGTTGACACACATTCGAAAGAAATAGCAACTTACCTCAACGACCAAAGCACAATCCCTGTCAAAGTGGTATTTAAGCCTGTCCTCACCACCCCCGACGTGATCACAAAACTTTGCCTTGAAGCAAACAACGCCCCAAATTGCATCGGCTTGGTCACTTGGATGCATACTTTCTCCCCTGCTAAAATGTGGATCAACGGGTTGAAAGTCTTGCAAAAGCCCTTCATGCACCTTCACACCCAATTCAACAGAGATATTCCTTGGGGCGCAATTGACATGGACTTCATGAACCTCAACCAATCTGCTCATGGAGGCAGAGAATTTGGCTTCATCGGTTCAAGAATGCGTATCAACCGCAAGGTGGTGGTAGGGCACTGGCAAGACCCAGAAACAATAGAAAGAATTGCTGTTTGGACAAGGGTCGCTTCAGCTTGGGCTGATCAGCAAGGAGCAAAATTCGCCCGCATAGGCGACAACATGCGTGAAGTTGCTGTAACAGAAGGCGACAAAGTAGAGGCTCAAATCAAATTAGGCTACTGTGTGAACGGCTATGGCGTAGGCGATGTAACTAAAGTTATCGACGCTATTCCAGATGCTGAGGTAGAAGAACTGATGGGCATATATGAGGAATCGTACATAATGGCCAACAGCCTCAAAAAAGGCGGCTCTCAAAGAGGATCATTATACAATGCAGCTAAAATAGAGCTAGGCCTCAAGAAATTTTTGATAGATGGTGGCTTCAAAGGTTTCACCGATACATTCGAAAACCTTTACGGAATGGACCAGCTTCCAGGTATCGCTGTTCAAAGGTTAATGGCGCAAGGCTTTGGCTTCGGTGGCGAAGGTGACTGGAAAACTGCGGCTTTGGTTAGAGCAATGAAAGTCATGGCGGTCGGTTTGCCCGGTGGCGATTCGTTCATGGAAGACTACACCTACCACTTCCACCCAGGCGGCCAGAAAGTACTTGGCGCACACATGCTCGAAATCTGCGAATCTATCGCCTCAAGCAAGCCAAAGTGCGAAGTCCATCCACTTTCTATAGGCGGCAAAGCCGACCCCGTAAGGCTCGTATTCGATGCCCCAGCAGGCGCAGCTATCAATGCGTCCATCATTGATATGGGCAATAGGTTCAGGGTATTGGTAAACACAGTAGATGTGGTAGAGCCAGAGCAAGACTTGCCAAACCTTCCTGTAGCACGTGCATTATGGATTCCCCAGCCGAACTTGAAAGTAGCAGCTTCGGCTTGGATTTTGGCTGGAGGAGCACACCACACCGTTTTCAGCCAAGCCATCACCGCCGAATATTTGGAAGACTACGCCGAAATGGCCGGTTTGGAATATGTGACCATAGACAGTGAGACAAGGCTT
- a CDS encoding P-loop NTPase fold protein, with amino-acid sequence MAEEYIELKEEHERFGKHLEENNRIFFSGIFGIGKTHFLRSFFDKRKDAIVAIRLSPVSYSVSRNEDIFELIKTDILLQLLAQEVEVQETALSKVNAAILFAQQSIGSFLSPSIMTATAIAGAGSVLSGEPTGALMAGILKVGPTISKSIDGFLGLKEKLAENYKKVNEDQIGKEKVWDFIKEQLKQKGSPYESDPITILIQDLVVQLKEKGVKKEKDIVEEEEIKEKNGKEVVLYIDDLDRIDPAHIFRILNVFSVHIDEELFHGGENGLSNKFGFDKIILVGDIQNVRNIFHHQYGQETDFSGYIDKFYDGEVFRYDPIKEIIGWLYLKLQMIKSPDNYPRSFGFNTLHFILKAFLQYDLINLRKLLELLKYKGIDDFNFYVPPDTDRVNDYYLSGLSFCYMSQVLRLLFGSKEILINTAEKLKYKSRFTKKDSDSKLLLEYYLTLVLLESDNAKEKFDPDDNSRFNINLEIHAL; translated from the coding sequence ATGGCAGAGGAATACATTGAATTGAAAGAAGAGCATGAGAGGTTTGGAAAGCATTTAGAAGAAAACAATAGAATTTTCTTCTCTGGGATTTTTGGAATAGGTAAAACACATTTTTTAAGAAGTTTTTTCGATAAGAGAAAAGATGCCATCGTTGCCATACGGCTCTCACCTGTTAGCTATTCTGTTTCAAGAAACGAAGATATTTTTGAGTTGATCAAAACAGATATATTGTTACAGCTTCTTGCCCAAGAAGTAGAAGTACAAGAAACTGCACTTTCAAAAGTAAATGCTGCAATTTTATTCGCGCAACAATCCATTGGAAGTTTCCTTTCTCCTTCAATAATGACAGCAACTGCAATCGCTGGAGCAGGTTCTGTCCTAAGCGGAGAACCAACAGGTGCGTTAATGGCTGGTATTCTGAAAGTAGGTCCAACTATTTCCAAGAGTATAGATGGATTTCTTGGATTAAAGGAAAAGTTAGCTGAGAATTATAAGAAAGTCAATGAGGATCAGATAGGTAAGGAAAAGGTATGGGACTTTATAAAAGAACAATTAAAGCAAAAGGGCTCTCCATACGAATCTGATCCAATTACTATTTTGATTCAAGATTTAGTTGTACAGCTAAAAGAGAAGGGTGTAAAAAAAGAAAAGGACATAGTAGAGGAAGAGGAGATAAAAGAGAAAAATGGTAAAGAAGTAGTGCTTTATATTGATGATTTGGACAGAATTGACCCAGCCCACATTTTTAGGATACTCAATGTATTTAGTGTGCACATAGATGAAGAGCTTTTTCATGGAGGGGAGAATGGATTATCAAACAAGTTTGGTTTTGATAAAATAATATTGGTAGGGGATATTCAGAATGTTCGAAACATTTTCCACCATCAATATGGTCAGGAAACTGATTTTAGTGGGTATATCGATAAGTTTTATGATGGGGAGGTTTTTAGATATGACCCAATTAAAGAAATAATTGGATGGTTATATTTAAAACTACAGATGATTAAATCTCCAGATAATTATCCTAGGAGTTTTGGGTTTAACACACTGCATTTTATTCTTAAAGCTTTTTTACAGTATGATCTTATAAATCTTAGAAAGTTATTAGAGCTTCTTAAGTATAAGGGAATAGATGATTTTAATTTCTATGTTCCACCTGATACTGATAGGGTTAATGATTATTATCTTTCTGGTCTGAGTTTCTGTTATATGTCTCAAGTGTTACGGTTACTGTTTGGCTCTAAAGAAATACTAATTAATACTGCCGAAAAACTAAAGTATAAATCTCGGTTTACCAAGAAAGATTCAGATTCAAAGTTATTACTGGAGTATTATTTGACTTTAGTATTATTGGAAAGTGATAATGCAAAAGAAAAATTTGACCCAGATGATAATTCGCGTTTTAATATCAACTTAGAAATCCACGCTCTATGA
- the tnpA gene encoding IS200/IS605 family transposase, whose protein sequence is MSRFHKLSHWIWYCKYHIVWTPKYRYRILEGAIKRAAIEHIMQYAAQKKYIIDTLNVQKGHVHLIIDIPPKYSVSDVVGILKGRTAIRLFSKFKKLKQRPYWGNRFWATGYCVDTVGLDPEKIRLYVEYQEEQEKKNES, encoded by the coding sequence ATGAGCCGTTTTCACAAATTGTCACATTGGATCTGGTATTGCAAGTACCATATAGTTTGGACACCTAAATATAGGTATAGGATCCTCGAAGGAGCAATAAAAAGGGCAGCAATAGAGCATATAATGCAGTACGCCGCCCAAAAGAAATATATTATCGATACGCTGAACGTCCAAAAGGGCCATGTTCACTTGATTATCGATATCCCTCCCAAATATTCGGTTTCCGATGTGGTGGGGATCTTGAAGGGCCGGACAGCCATACGGTTGTTTTCAAAGTTCAAGAAGCTGAAGCAACGCCCCTATTGGGGCAACCGTTTTTGGGCAACAGGCTATTGTGTTGATACGGTAGGGCTTGACCCAGAAAAGATAAGGCTTTACGTGGAGTATCAAGAAGAACAGGAAAAAAAGAACGAGAGCTAA
- a CDS encoding polysaccharide biosynthesis C-terminal domain-containing protein, giving the protein MLKKLASETAIYGGTTIMARLLNYALVPLHTGVFAPGSYGIVSEFYAYAAVLNVLFTYGMETAYFRFATREGGDETKSFNSAVSSLLTTSLLFSGILIAFSSSIAQALGYPDGQKYIVWFALLIGIDAIVAIPFARLRIQHKAKYFALAKLGNICINFGLNIFFLIFCKGVFEGKYLASLQPMISSFYDPELGLGYAFLANLLANAMLVPILLPVFRTLKYSLNMSQLKPMLIYGFPIIFSGLAFSINEVSDRVLLKYLLPADFYPDKENMDAVGIYSACYKLSMFITLAVQAFRFAAEPFFFAKAKDKDHKEAYSIVMNYFIIACCLMLVAVMANVDWLSRIFIRDKAYLVGLGVVPILLMANVFLGIYYNLAAWFKITDRTYFGAIISSIGALFTISFNFYLIPHIGYFGSAWATFTCYGSMMLLCYLLGRKYYPIPYRVLSGLFYLLLAGAMSWATTQLDFGSFFMNLLANNLLLLTFLAVVFLKERKKIMGFLRR; this is encoded by the coding sequence ATGCTCAAAAAACTAGCTTCGGAAACGGCGATTTATGGGGGAACGACCATTATGGCAAGGCTGCTCAACTATGCGCTAGTGCCTCTGCACACAGGAGTTTTTGCTCCAGGAAGTTACGGAATTGTATCCGAGTTTTATGCCTATGCCGCCGTGCTCAACGTGCTTTTTACCTACGGAATGGAAACCGCCTATTTCCGCTTTGCCACCCGCGAAGGCGGAGATGAAACCAAAAGCTTCAACTCAGCGGTTAGCAGTTTGCTCACCACCAGTTTGCTTTTTTCGGGCATCCTCATTGCTTTTTCCAGCTCCATCGCCCAAGCCCTCGGCTACCCAGACGGACAGAAATACATCGTGTGGTTTGCCCTCCTCATCGGCATCGATGCCATTGTCGCCATCCCTTTTGCAAGGCTTCGCATCCAGCACAAAGCCAAGTATTTTGCCCTCGCCAAGTTGGGTAACATCTGTATCAATTTTGGTCTGAACATATTTTTCCTCATTTTCTGCAAAGGCGTATTTGAAGGGAAATATTTAGCCAGCTTGCAGCCAATGATCAGCTCATTTTACGACCCTGAACTGGGGCTAGGCTACGCTTTCTTGGCAAACCTTTTGGCAAATGCCATGCTCGTCCCCATTTTACTGCCCGTGTTCCGAACCTTGAAATACAGCCTGAACATGAGCCAGCTGAAACCCATGTTGATCTACGGGTTTCCCATCATTTTCTCTGGCTTGGCGTTTAGCATCAACGAGGTTTCCGACCGGGTTCTGCTCAAATACCTGCTTCCGGCAGACTTTTACCCCGACAAGGAAAACATGGATGCAGTGGGAATCTACTCCGCCTGCTACAAGCTTTCCATGTTCATTACCTTAGCGGTGCAGGCATTCCGATTCGCAGCCGAGCCGTTCTTTTTTGCCAAGGCAAAAGACAAAGACCACAAGGAAGCCTACAGCATCGTGATGAATTATTTTATCATTGCCTGCTGCCTCATGTTGGTAGCCGTAATGGCAAATGTAGATTGGCTTTCCAGAATATTCATTCGAGATAAAGCCTATTTGGTAGGATTGGGCGTAGTACCCATTTTGCTCATGGCAAACGTATTTTTAGGCATTTACTACAACCTTGCCGCTTGGTTCAAAATCACCGATCGCACCTATTTTGGAGCAATTATCAGCAGCATAGGCGCACTGTTCACCATCAGTTTCAACTTCTACCTCATTCCGCACATCGGGTATTTTGGCAGCGCCTGGGCAACCTTTACTTGCTACGGCAGCATGATGTTGCTCTGTTACCTCTTGGGTAGGAAATATTACCCTATCCCCTATCGAGTACTTTCTGGGCTTTTCTACCTCCTATTGGCGGGGGCTATGAGCTGGGCTACTACACAGCTTGACTTTGGTAGCTTTTTTATGAACCTACTGGCAAACAACCTGCTTTTACTCACTTTTTTGGCTGTGGTATTCTTGAAGGAAAGGAAAAAGATAATGGGCTTTTTGAGGAGGTGA
- the menD gene encoding 2-succinyl-5-enolpyruvyl-6-hydroxy-3-cyclohexene-1-carboxylic-acid synthase, giving the protein MEEYPYQPIINISGICAAHGMKEAVLSPGSRCAPLTLAFTRHPTINTYTITDERSAGFIGLGLAQQTGKLVGLVCTSGTAASNYGPAIAEAFYQHVPLIAFTADRPPEWLDQLDGQTIRQQNLHANHVKGFFQLPVDYSHPDAKWHIQRTISEAINLATTFPQGPVQVNVPFREPFYPTASQQFEIENPENIILEEDSEQVLSELVWEKLKTEAQGYRKILLVAGQGKRDEKLLDALRKSGLPVVSDVISNASELENAIRHQDAFLARADLHEELKPDLIVSFGKSVISKNLKLFLRKNKPAAHWHTQPAGQVADTFQSLTKILRCEPAYFFTEAREKELFQPETSFTERWKNVDEQTRNFTNEFLGSKPDNEFSFVKELMQNLPQNVSFHLANSMSVRYANFVNQLPEGAEVWANRGTSGIDGSNSSAVGHALASPEKLHVLLTGDLAFFYDRNAFWNKYLPPNLKIILLNNKGGGIFRMIPGPVAQPELEEYFVTSSHLDASYLCQEFGMDYFQSNSVFEGKIHLKRFWEVGSVQSLLEFGSDGKQGQEIFQEFKGEVKNLQF; this is encoded by the coding sequence ATGGAAGAATACCCTTACCAACCCATCATCAATATTTCGGGGATTTGTGCTGCCCATGGCATGAAAGAAGCCGTGTTGTCCCCAGGCTCACGTTGCGCCCCGCTTACGCTTGCTTTCACTCGCCATCCGACCATCAACACCTACACCATCACCGATGAACGGTCGGCGGGTTTCATTGGCTTGGGTTTGGCTCAGCAAACGGGGAAGCTTGTTGGGTTGGTCTGTACTTCGGGTACGGCAGCGTCTAATTATGGACCAGCAATAGCCGAGGCATTCTACCAACATGTTCCGCTAATTGCATTCACAGCTGACCGCCCACCCGAATGGCTCGACCAACTCGATGGGCAGACGATCAGGCAACAAAACTTGCATGCCAACCATGTGAAGGGCTTTTTCCAACTTCCCGTCGATTATTCGCACCCCGATGCGAAGTGGCATATCCAACGAACCATTTCGGAAGCCATTAACTTGGCGACGACTTTCCCACAAGGACCAGTGCAGGTAAATGTGCCGTTTCGTGAGCCGTTTTACCCTACCGCTTCTCAGCAGTTTGAAATTGAAAATCCAGAAAACATTATTTTGGAGGAAGATTCGGAGCAAGTACTAAGCGAGTTGGTTTGGGAGAAGTTGAAAACAGAAGCTCAGGGTTATAGGAAAATATTGCTAGTTGCAGGGCAGGGGAAACGAGATGAAAAACTGCTGGATGCGCTAAGGAAATCAGGTTTGCCCGTAGTTTCCGATGTGATTTCAAATGCTTCGGAATTGGAAAATGCCATTCGCCACCAAGATGCTTTTTTGGCTAGGGCAGATTTGCACGAAGAGTTAAAGCCTGACCTTATCGTAAGTTTTGGAAAGTCGGTGATTTCGAAAAACTTGAAGCTCTTTTTGAGGAAAAATAAACCAGCAGCGCATTGGCATACCCAGCCAGCGGGGCAAGTAGCGGATACGTTCCAGTCGCTCACAAAAATACTTCGATGCGAGCCTGCTTATTTCTTTACAGAAGCAAGAGAAAAAGAGCTTTTTCAGCCTGAAACTTCTTTTACCGAAAGGTGGAAAAATGTAGATGAGCAAACGAGAAATTTTACCAACGAGTTTTTGGGAAGCAAGCCCGACAACGAATTTTCTTTTGTGAAAGAGTTGATGCAGAATTTGCCCCAAAATGTCAGTTTTCATTTGGCAAATAGCATGTCGGTGCGCTATGCGAACTTTGTAAACCAGCTTCCCGAAGGGGCAGAGGTTTGGGCGAACAGGGGGACAAGCGGAATAGATGGGAGCAATAGCTCAGCGGTTGGGCATGCCCTGGCTTCACCCGAAAAACTACACGTATTGCTCACAGGCGATCTGGCTTTTTTCTACGATAGAAATGCTTTTTGGAACAAATACCTTCCTCCAAACCTCAAAATTATTTTGTTGAACAACAAAGGTGGGGGCATTTTCCGAATGATTCCTGGACCAGTTGCCCAACCCGAGCTCGAGGAATATTTCGTGACGTCAAGCCATCTCGATGCTTCATATCTGTGCCAAGAGTTTGGGATGGATTATTTTCAATCTAATTCTGTTTTTGAAGGCAAAATACACCTTAAAAGGTTTTGGGAAGTTGGCTCAGTACAAAGTTTGTTGGAATTTGGCTCGGATGGAAAGCAAGGGCAAGAAATATTTCAGGAGTTTAAGGGCGAAGTAAAGAACTTGCAATTTTGA
- the rmuC gene encoding DNA recombination protein RmuC, with protein sequence MELSVLFTGLVLGGVIGAFIAWLLAINKFRAEKWIDKMELEKNYVSKETYQHLELYFKKNEVELKDKIEVINVLREKLAAREEMVKQFHQKVQEGNKQVEKMEERFRAEFKSLANDILDEKSKKFLEINNGRLGEILNPFQDRLNEFKDKVEKTYQAEAREIITLKEQIKHLHQANTKVGEDAQRLANALQGDSKVQGDWGEMQLELILEKAGLIKGVHFLKQEVLKNDAGNVLRPDYIVKLPEDKYIVIDSKVSLTAYNRYFNEIDQAEKQLYLQEHLKSVMQHIKDLGSKNYQQLNQLNQPDYVMLFMPIEPALTLAFREDPSIFDKALDKNVVMVAPSTLLATLRTVAFIWKQDSQKKNVLEIARESGALYDKFTGFMDDMGKIESSIEKLHITYESAINKLYKSKKKGDTIVGRIERIRELGADASKKLSDHVINRIEDGEKGS encoded by the coding sequence ATGGAACTATCTGTATTATTCACTGGCTTAGTACTAGGTGGAGTTATTGGGGCTTTTATAGCATGGCTACTGGCGATAAATAAGTTCAGAGCCGAAAAATGGATTGATAAAATGGAGTTAGAAAAAAATTATGTATCAAAAGAAACATACCAGCATTTGGAGTTATACTTTAAGAAAAACGAAGTGGAGCTGAAAGATAAAATAGAAGTAATCAATGTTCTAAGAGAAAAACTAGCTGCCAGAGAAGAAATGGTGAAGCAATTCCACCAGAAAGTGCAAGAAGGAAATAAGCAGGTAGAAAAGATGGAAGAACGATTCAGGGCTGAATTCAAGAGCCTTGCCAATGATATATTGGACGAAAAAAGCAAAAAGTTCCTCGAAATAAACAATGGTAGGTTGGGCGAAATTCTAAACCCTTTCCAAGACCGTCTGAACGAATTTAAAGACAAAGTAGAAAAAACTTACCAAGCCGAGGCTAGGGAAATAATTACGCTGAAAGAGCAGATAAAACACCTTCACCAAGCCAACACAAAAGTTGGGGAAGATGCCCAGCGCCTAGCCAATGCACTGCAAGGAGACTCAAAAGTGCAGGGCGACTGGGGAGAAATGCAGCTAGAACTGATTTTAGAAAAAGCTGGGTTGATAAAAGGTGTCCACTTCTTGAAGCAAGAAGTACTCAAAAACGACGCAGGCAACGTTCTTCGCCCCGATTATATAGTGAAGCTTCCTGAGGACAAATACATCGTGATTGACTCAAAAGTGTCACTTACGGCGTACAATCGCTATTTCAACGAAATAGACCAGGCTGAAAAGCAGCTTTATTTGCAAGAACACCTCAAAAGTGTAATGCAACATATAAAAGACTTGGGCAGTAAAAACTATCAACAGCTCAACCAGCTCAATCAGCCTGATTATGTAATGCTTTTTATGCCAATAGAACCTGCGCTCACCTTGGCTTTTAGGGAAGACCCTAGCATTTTTGACAAAGCACTGGACAAAAATGTGGTAATGGTCGCTCCTTCTACCCTATTGGCAACCTTACGAACCGTAGCGTTTATTTGGAAGCAAGACAGCCAGAAGAAAAACGTACTAGAAATAGCCAGAGAAAGTGGTGCACTCTACGATAAGTTCACTGGGTTTATGGACGATATGGGCAAAATAGAATCGAGCATTGAAAAACTACACATCACTTACGAAAGTGCCATAAACAAACTTTATAAATCGAAAAAGAAAGGCGATACGATAGTAGGACGAATAGAGCGGATACGAGAACTTGGCGCAGATGCCAGCAAAAAACTTTCCGACCATGTCATCAATAGAATAGAAGATGGGGAAAAGGGTAGTTAA
- a CDS encoding potassium channel family protein — protein MILHLFREFSQKIKEQEPLSWLVKVTVWFLSLFIVYILGFFLVEDVSFEEAFWQGWQTFTTVGYGNRPAETSIGRWLTIVLCTLGIAILGALFSAAFDYRQHLINKKRLGLMINPFKDGYVIFNFPGEYQLINFIKELRSVENDVGICIVDSRLEELPQSISVLPKIHFVRGNTLSKETYERAEICDNKSVIIFPTVANVPDSDGATKTIIDLVSRFIGEGNTRILHLLVDPSNSWMFDNVKSTQIMESFELLALVQECQDIYSAEIVEKLLLNSKGANPKTCKPNKIVGMTWGGFLKKSIEFSESTGTNCNPFALIRGGQPDTCPKLSEIIQKDDFISIIAHHNFDWAAFENEVTAD, from the coding sequence ATGATACTGCATCTTTTCAGGGAATTTTCCCAAAAAATAAAAGAACAAGAGCCGCTTTCGTGGCTGGTAAAAGTGACAGTTTGGTTTTTGTCGCTTTTCATAGTTTATATTTTAGGCTTTTTCCTTGTCGAAGATGTTTCTTTTGAAGAGGCATTTTGGCAAGGCTGGCAAACCTTTACTACAGTGGGCTACGGTAACCGCCCAGCCGAAACCTCCATAGGCAGGTGGCTCACTATTGTACTCTGCACATTGGGCATCGCTATTTTAGGTGCGCTATTTTCAGCAGCATTCGACTACAGACAACATTTGATCAATAAAAAAAGGCTTGGACTCATGATAAACCCTTTCAAAGACGGATATGTGATTTTTAATTTCCCTGGCGAATACCAGTTGATTAACTTCATTAAAGAACTGAGGAGTGTGGAAAACGACGTGGGAATTTGCATAGTGGACAGCAGGTTAGAAGAGTTGCCCCAAAGCATTTCCGTTTTGCCCAAAATTCATTTTGTAAGAGGAAACACCCTCAGCAAAGAAACGTATGAAAGAGCTGAAATCTGTGACAACAAATCCGTTATCATATTCCCCACAGTAGCCAATGTCCCAGATTCAGATGGGGCTACCAAAACCATTATCGATCTTGTATCGAGGTTTATAGGTGAAGGAAACACTCGAATTTTGCACCTATTGGTAGATCCTTCCAACTCATGGATGTTCGATAATGTAAAATCGACCCAAATCATGGAAAGCTTCGAACTATTGGCTCTTGTGCAAGAATGCCAAGATATCTACTCAGCTGAAATAGTGGAAAAACTATTGCTCAACAGTAAAGGAGCCAACCCTAAAACCTGCAAACCTAACAAAATAGTGGGAATGACTTGGGGAGGCTTTTTGAAAAAATCTATCGAGTTTAGCGAAAGCACGGGAACTAATTGCAATCCCTTTGCACTTATAAGAGGCGGTCAACCAGATACTTGCCCAAAGTTGAGCGAAATAATACAAAAAGATGATTTTATATCAATAATCGCACATCATAATTTTGATTGGGCAGCGTTTGAAAACGAAGTTACTGCAGATTGA